One genomic window of Arachis hypogaea cultivar Tifrunner chromosome 8, arahy.Tifrunner.gnm2.J5K5, whole genome shotgun sequence includes the following:
- the LOC112707518 gene encoding amine oxidase [copper-containing] gamma 2, with protein MESRKSLQFLVLSICVTLVLVVTWVHLPSSPNKVFLDCTLSSAWCSSKNRIQSSTKPNNLIKKPQQSSSTTQHQQHDSDVPHHPLDPLTVQEFNKIHAILAAHPFFESVSKYTLNTVSLEEPDKELVIKWKRGDPLPARKASVTAMVKGKSHFLTVDLNTDEVSIDEKSSVVSGYPTMAMEEMVGVLDVPLKSIEFNRTISQRGVNMGDLACLPISSGWYDLAVEENRRLIKVQCYSKKDTVNFYMKPIEGLTVLVDMDKKEVVSISDNGRDIPIANGINTDYRYSVQKLNGDFRLFNPISLEQPKGPSFTVEDGHLVKWANWEFHLKADARAGIIISQVKVRDPETSELRSVMYKGFTSELFVPYMDPTDAWYFKTYMDAGEYGFGLQAMPLDPLNDCPRNAYYMDGVFAAADGTPYLQPNMICVFESYAGDIAWRHSECPITDLKVTEVRPKVNLVVRMAAAVANYDYIIDWEFQTDGLIRAKVGLSGILMVKGTTYDHMNQVPSQEYLYGTLLSENIIGVIHDHFITYYLDLDVDGSDNSFMKVNIKKQETLPGESPRKSYLKAVKNVAKTEKDAQIKLKLYDPSEFHMINPSKKTRVGNPVGYKVVPSGTAASLLDPEDPPQKRAAFTNNQIWVTPYNKSEQWAGGLFVYQSEGDDTLQVWSNRDRPIENKDIVLWYTLGFHHIPCQEDYPIMPTVSSSFDLKPVNFFERNPILKLPPNFKDDLPVCKAHDSS; from the exons ATGGAGTCCAGAAAATCGTTGCAGTTCCTTGTTCTCTCAATCTGTGTAACACTCGTTTTAGTAGTCACCTGGGTTCATCTTCCATCATCCCCCAACAAGGTGTTCCTAGACTGCACCCTCTCCTCTGCATGGTGCTCTTCCAAAAATCGCATCCAATCTTCCACAAAACCcaacaatttaataaaaaaaccacaacaatcatcatcaaccacacaACACCAACAACACGACTCTGATGTTCCTCACCATCCCCTAGACCCACTAACCGTCCAAGAATTCAACAAGATCCACGCCATTCTCGCCGCACACCCTTTCTTTGAGTCGGTATCCAAATACACTCTCAACACCGTTTCCCTCGAAGAGCCAGACAAAGAGCTCGTGATCAAATGGAAGCGAGGAGATCCACTTCCGGCGAGGAAGGCCTCGGTCACTGCAATGGTGAAAGGAAAATCTCATTTTCTAACCGTAGATCTCAACACTGATGAAGTATCCATTGACGAAAAAAGCTCTGTAGTTTCAGGGTACCCAACAATGGCCATGGAGGAGATGGTGGGGGTACTCGATGTTCCATTAAAGAGCATTGAGTTCAACCGCACCATCTCCCAACGTGGCGTAAACATGGGGGATCTTGCATGCCTCCCTATCTCTTCGGGTTGGTATGACTTGGCCGTAGAGGAGAACAGAAGGCTGATTAAAGTGCAGTGTTATTCGAAGAAGGACACTGTGAACTTCTACATGAAACCGATTGAGGGGCTTACTGTGCTGGTTGACATGGATAAGAAAGAAGTTGTGAGCATTTCGGATAACGGCAGAGACATCCCTATTGCTAACGGAATCAACACTGATTACCGTTATTCCGTTCAGAAGCTTAACGGTGACTTCCGTCTCTTCAATCCGATCTCACTGGAGCAGCCCAAAGGACCAAGCTTCACAGTGGAAGACGGCCACTTAGTTAAATGGGCAAACTGGGAATTTCATCTGAAGGCAGATGCCAGAGCTGGAATCATAATCTCGCAGGTCAAG GTGAGGGATCCAGAAACATCAGAGCTAAGGAGCGTGATGTACAAAGGGTTCACATCAGAGTTATTTGTGCCATACATGGACCCCACAGACGCGTGGTACTTCAAGACATACATGGACGCAGGAGAGTACGGGTTTGGGCTGCAGGCGATGCCTCTGGACCCACTCAACGACTGCCCAAGAAATGCATACTACATGGATGGCGTCTTTGCTGCCGCTGATGGAACTCCCTACCTTCAACCCAACATGATCTGCGTCTTTGAGTCCTACGCTGGCGATATTGCCTGGCGCCATTCTGAGTGCCCCATTACTGACTTAAAG GTTACAGAGGTGAGGCCGAAAGTGAACCTGGTGGTTCGAATGGCAGCAGCCGTGGCAAACTATGACTATATTATTGACTGGGAATTTCAAACGGACGGACTAATCAGAGCAAAG GTTGGACTAAGTGGTATTTTGATGGTGAAAGGAACAACCTACGATCATATGAACCAAGTTCCGAGCCAAGAATACCTCTATGGCACCCTTTTGAGCGAAAACATAATTGGTGTAATCCATGACCATTTTATCACTTACTACCTTGATTTGGACGTAGATGGAAGCGACAATTCCTTCATGAAAGTAAATATCAAGAAGCAAGAGACATTGCCAGGAGAATCACCTAGAAAAAGCTACCTAAAGGCAGTGAAAAATGTTGCAAAGACAGAGAAGGATGCACAAATAAAGCTTAAGCTGTATGACCCATCAGAATTTCACATGATAAACCCATCAAAGAAGACAAGGGTTGGAAACCCTGTTGGGTACAAAGTGGTTCCAAGTGGCACAGCAGCTAGTCTTTTGGACCCTGAAGACCCACCACAGAAGAGGGCTGCATTTACAAATAACCAAATATGGGTCACTCCTTACAACAAGAGTGAGCAATGGGCTGGTGGCTTATTTGTTTACCAGAGCGAAGGTGATGATACTCTTCAAGTGTGGTCCAACAG GGATCGTCCAATTGAGAATAAGGATATTGTGCTGTGGTACACACTTGGGTTCCATCACATACCATGTCAAGAAGACTACCCCATCATGCCTACTGTGTCATCAAGCTTCGACCTCAAGCCTGTCAATTTCTTTGAGAGAAATCCAATTTTAAAGTTGCCCCCGAATTTCAAGGATGATTTACCTGTTTGCAAGGCTCATGATTCATCTTGA